The Mixophyes fleayi isolate aMixFle1 chromosome 9, aMixFle1.hap1, whole genome shotgun sequence DNA window AAACTCTGTCGAAAAGCTTTTTCCGCATCGGGGGCAACCACCAGAATgggggtgtttgtttttttgtggcaCAAATTAAACTAATGGCTTTTCGCGTGTCATCCACGGTTTGTCGACTGGGGATAAAACCCACTTGATCCGGACGAACTAACGAAGGAATAACCCGAGCTAGTCTAGTAGTTAAGAGTTTGGCAACTAGTTTGAGGTCAACATTTAATAGGGCGACAGGTCACAATTGGTGTTTGATGTGGGGTCCTTACTCTCTTTAGGGAATTACTACAATATTGGCTTTGGTGGTGGCCCCGTGGAATTTCTTGCCAAGAAGAATGGAATTAAACAGGTCTAGGAGTAGgggtttaataaacattttttattgaagcaaagagaaaaaataaacccAACACAAACAAAACGGACACGATTCAAATATCCAAAATACTGCATTCAAAAACCATAGGGTCAATAGAACAAAGCAATTATTGGAGCCCGTTTTATTAACGTCTGTGATGTGTACTGCGCCactaaaaaaagtttaaaaagcaagaagattagtgttattgatttgcaccccttcccccaGTATTCAGATATACTCTAGCAGCGTGGGTggggagttttttgttttttttggagtttggATCAATACGATCTTGGCCATTGGTCAGATTTTGCTAATGAGACACTGAGTCCCACATACCCTCAGCAAGAACACACATTACACAAAGTCTACAGAGAGCAGAGAGCATCCAGAACAGATTATCTCTGGGGGACGAGAGGCTCTAATAATGACCATGAAGATCTACTGCTTTCTCCTGGCTGCCTTCCTGGCTACGGTGACCGGTAACCCTGCACAGACGGAGGACTCCATCCCAACACAGGAGAACTTTGATCTCACAAGGGTAAGATCACGAAGATCaacattgtataaaaataaatgtaatattgctttttttttttttaacaattcatataacttgttattatttttctctatCGTATGGTAGTGAAAACAGAAGGCAGGGGAATGCATAAGCCCAAGCTAGTAGCTCTTTAAATTGACTTCATACAGGTTGGTTGATTGCTCCAGCAGACATGCAGGTTACAAAATTGTTTAATGAAGGCTGTATTTCCACCAGAGGGCAGCAGATAATAGAATGATAACCTCCAAGTTATTTCGTTATTTGACAATACGAATTTAAAgggattttacattttaatatagaATTTGACCAATCCCCTGCCTTCCCATCTGCTGGTGTCCTGGCTGTGACGTGCAGCGGGGATCTGTCTTGATCACCTTAAGTTACTTATGGGTGTCTCCAGAGCAGGCGATCCTCCAATCAGCAGCTGGCTTTCATCCGCAGCATTGCATTGGATCTCAACTGCTCTGGAAAAAGTCACGCAAATGCTGATCAGCAGAGATTCCGGCTGTGGgtctgagtaattaaggagagcaaagctaaaaaaaaaaaaaaaatgaaaaaaaaaatgagtaaatttgatatgggacaaaccatgttacaatgtaaggggtgcaaattagtttattattttgcacctaagttaaatactgtctgttttccatgtagcacacaagtacttcatagctttatttttccactgacatttaaagttgatctaggacttgccctacatcaattataaatctgtctccacattttaaatttacccccccccccaaaacacaacatggtcttgcccaggtgcaaatttactcctgtttttatgctttgctctccttaatgactcaggccctgtatttcAGAGCCGGGACCCTATATGGTGGTTCTGCAGGGGAGGGACTCTTATAGCCAGGTTGGTTGTTTAAACTCAGAATGAATGTGGAAAAGCCTTTTAAACAGTGTAGCTGGGCTTTAAATGACGTTACGGAGGCGTTATGACCTTTAATAAATTACAACAACTCTAATAGTTATACAAAAAGGCACAACATAAACAAAAGAAATAGAATGGACAGGACCACACGCAATGTATAGCGTTAAGCGCTATTAAACATGAATGATAAAATACGGTAGTAAAAGCACTTGTACATGGCTCCCATTAGACTCCCCCCCCCTTGCGCAATTTTGCAATGTGCGAATTTGCGGCATTGTTCACTAAGGGGCACTGATGGCATGATTCACTTCAGAACGAGTCATCAAGCCCCCGACCACATCAGTTCATCTAGGAGGGtcccctgctctcccgggagtatcccggacattccgggagagtaggataTACACAAACCCGTTGATAAGGAACTTTCCAAATTTAGTTAATGTTCAAGATATTAAATTCCCCTTTAGATAAACAAATAAATGAGTTTTCCTTATACACAGAcagaatgtataataaatactTGTATATCTGAAACTAGGTAACATATAATAAACAGCATATTTGTCCAGTAGCAATCACCTCCtctataataaatatttgtactGCTGCTCATAGCGTGTACGAGATGtacaagtgatttttttattgcaaaactaTTATTGCTACAGATTACAACAAAGCAGCTACACTTCTCTCTAATGAGCTAGTGCATGTTCACAGGCTTCCGAGTGTCttccaaatcccccccccctgctgggacttgtagttccactgccGCAGATTTCCTCAGCCTTGTCTAGATCGAGAGCTATTTCTGGAAGGACTATGGGGCTGAACAATGgggctttttttttccattttgcccAATACACGAAAGGGCTACTGTCTATTTAACAGGTATTACCTGTTCCTAGGATGACAATAACAGGATGACAgaaaataatcattaaaaaaatgctcTATTCTCATATTTTTACATGtaaaggtgttttgttttttttgttttttttgtttttttttaatattttgaatctgttttttctctctctctattttttttatatatatttatttgtggaaCGTGAATGTGAGTGTCACTGGTACAGCCGGTTATCACTCAGCTGTACGCCCAAATTTTGGGGGTAAATTGCAGCATTTAAAGGATCTACGTCTCTAGGAATggataaaagaaataaaagtttgTCATATCCCTCCTCCGCCTTATGTCTCCATCAGATCTTCGGGAAGTGGTACGACGTCGCCATCGGATCCACGTGCAGATATGTCAAACTCTACAAGGGCAAATTTGACGTAGGGACTCTGGAGCTCAGCGAGAGTCAGAAGGAGAATGAGATCCAAATAGTCAGCACGAGGATGAGGTGCAAAAACCATCTTTCTACAATTACAAATACTCCCTAATTCAGTAGTACATGAAGATAACACTACAGACTGTACGTCTAGCCGGGTGTTCCAGGAATTGTCACTAGCAGAAGACATATTTAAAACATTAGTGATTAAACTATATCGCAGTTATGATGATTATCGGGCCTTATAGATATACGTGTTGGCAGATGGCTGGGAccggccagagccgtaacttagaattctagcgccctgggcgagaaagacaaatgccgcccccctagccctcaattttaaccaaattaacctaaaatattcctaaattgcgccccccttcagcgttgcgccctgggcggtcgcccctgtcacacagccctagttacggccctgccggGTATAGTGGACACACGGGGTAATTAtctgtatataatacaatatctgCCACATTTTACAAAGCTAAATATCGGGACTAAATGAGCTGTGACCAATCGGCCAAACCCCACCCAATGCGCCCAGATCTGCCAAATCATGTCCACGGCTCCTGTTCTGTATAAAACATGTGATATGAGACAGGTGAGGCGGCCATCTTGGGCACCACATTGGTTACGATGGACATGGAATTGGATGGGATCAGAAACGAACCACAGACGGGGTAGACAGGGCTCCGcgtcacaagcttacaatctagaggaagGGGGGAATGTTCAGATATGGGGAACTTGTGGCAGAGGGTTATGGATGAGAACCTGGAAATGCCGGGAAGTCAGGTGGGAGTGGGGTGGGCCGAGATGGAGGTAAACTGGCCTGTTTGGAGGGACATGATGGGGTCAGGTCAAGAtgttagagcagtgatgggcaattcAATATACTACAAGGGCCGCCCATTAACCTTCATTTCAAAACAACTTTGGCGCGGCCACTTGACCTATCCCACAATGcacccacatgcccacctgctccaaaattccactCAGATCTGCCACGTGCTACAAAATATAGCCCAATGGACACAGACCCCCACTTGTCACAAAATTCCCCCCAGATGCCCCCCTAGAACTCCTCAtatgtccctcagacctcccccacatgcccccttaGACATCCCCCACATACCCCCAGACCTCCCCTACATGCCGCCACAGACCTCCCCCACATAGACCCTCAGACCTCCCACACGTgccccctcagacctccccacgtgccccccctcagacctccccatgtGCCCCCTCAAACCCCCCACATACCACCTCAGACCCCCCCacgtgcccctcagacctcccacaCGTGccccctcagacctcccccacatgccctcgCAGACCTCCTCCATGTACCCCCACAGACCTCCCCCACGTGCCCCCACAGACCTCCTCCATATAtcccctcagacctccccctcGTGCCTGCTCAGACCTCCCCCTCGTGccccctcagacctcccccacgtaccccctcagacctccccctcGTGCCCCctcatattttgctttttaaaaaactaTAAGCTATGCTCTTgaacaacaaataaaataacaggtAATTCACTCACCCTGTAACTAATTTCTCCTCGCAGACGTGGAAAATGCTCACAAGTCAACGGTGTACTTGAGAAAACAGAAGTACCTGGGAAATTTAATTACTTCAAGGAAAGTAAGTTCATAAACATTGCTCACAAACTGCTCTGACCTCCGTGAGGGACGTTACCGTACACACGACGGTCGTAGAATCTCCAATTTTCCGCTACACTTTAACACACACAGTTCCCCATAACTATTATTCTACTCAACATTTTCTTGTCCTCCCTACAGAATACGGAATGACAATCAACAATTACGTTGTCTTCACCAATTACAACGAGTACGCAACGGTGCTGATGAGGAAAACTGCGAAAGGTGAAACCACCACTACGGTGAAACTGTACGGTAAGTACTGGTGTGAGGACCTCACACGGCACCTGACAACATGATCTGCCAAcccaaataatatatttacataaagaaGTTTCAGGGCAATTTGGCCTCTATCTCCAGGGTCATTGTGCAGTAAGGGATCCTACTTGTGAGCAAATATctcagcaaaacaaaaaactgtctcTAAATCTTCTTTTTTGAACTTAGGACGCACCCCAGAGCTGAGGCAAAGTCTGATTGAGGATTTCAAGCAGTTCGCTTTGGAGCAAGGAATCGCCGAGGACAGCATCTTTACCCTGAGTAACAAAGGTCGCTGTCTGCCTAGTTTGTACCCATCAGAAACACAATGCTCTGTTTTAGCGCTGCGTCCCCCTCACGGTATCCTCTGTCCTTGCAGCTGGAACTTTTGATTCATCTAAGCAGCATTTTTCTACCAGCGATTTTCTCGCTGTAAAAATGCTGTGTGCAGCGTTCCCCTCCCGACCTAAAATACAAAATCTCCTGCGcgagaggggcgaccgcccagggcccaacgttgaaggggggcacagtttataaATGATTTAGGTTCGTTTGGTTAAAATTCAGGGCTAGAGGGGCGGCAGTTTTCCTTCTTACCGGaagtgctaaaattttaagttacagctctgccaacaaacataaaaaaattgcGGGGGGGATTCGCCAAGTACACATTTCACCAAAATAGCCACTGTTTATAGAGCTTCCCAATAAattcattatacagtatatacagcaaGCTTTATATATATGTGTCCTGCTATGGAGAAATCTACAAATCACACAACCCTGCAGAAATTACTTTGTCAGATTTTCCTACTGTTGGACTATACATGCACTCTTAAAAGCGTAATGACAGCCCCCTGGCCATATTGCAATACTGTGATTGGATCGGGGACTTGGCAGTAGTGAGGTGTACCTAGCTAAAGGCGTTATCCCAGGATTGGATGTGAGAATCATGTGATCAGTTGGCATTTTGCCCTGCAGGGCAAACTTTGGCCAAATATGCCCCCTGCCCCCGTTTGGCTGCAGAGTCCTCCATCCAACCGCATTAAAAAGTGCTCCTATCTCCTGTAAGCAACTGACAGTTTAGGGGTGTGTGTGCCTGGAATAACACAGCGGGAGGCTAATGTAAGATGCAGCGGGAGGCTAATGTAAGACACAGCGGGAGGCTAATGTAAGACGCAGCAAGGGGCTACTGTAAGACTCAGCAGGGGGGGATAGTGCTAGACACAGCGGTGGGCTAGTGCTAGACACAGCAGGGGGCTAGTGCTAGAcacatcggggggggggggggggggggattttgctAGACACAGCAGGGGGGGCTAGTGCTAGACACAGCAGGAGAAGGCTCAGATAGATGGTGAAAGTGAAGAAAATAATATTCTCTTTATTTTGTGCTCCTGGACAGGTGAATGCACACCAGGGGACATCGAGGTAACACACAGGGTAAGGTTTCATGCAAATACTCTCTCGTCTATTACAAGATATATAGTTAAGTAGAACATCTTGTGTTATGGGAGACGATTAATACGTCACACCGAATTCTCAGACCATTAAAATTAAGGGCACTAATATAATATTGAGCCTTAATTAGTTACAGGAATAAATCCATCTGgggaggttttttgttttttttattatttgccccTCTTGCAGTGTGACATAGTTTGTCCGGGGGCAAATTTGCTCCAttcagctggatttgctcctatctCTGATTGAAGCCCACGATGGTTATGTCTGTACATGGGCTACAGCCAAACATGAGATTTGTGGCCCATATAATCTGACCTGTCGTTCCAATACTTTTTAACATCACAGTTTACAGAATCGGATTATGGCCACGCCCTTCAAAAAGGGTGTGTGGCTGCATAATGTTAGGGGCGTGTCCACAtcacaaagggtggggacagtCACACATGAATAACACACACAGGAGGTCTTTGAGATGAGAGAATTAAGGGACAGAGACAAAGACAACGGCTCCTTAGTGAATATTAAACTCTGCCAGCAAACGGCACATCAAATCCTGCAACAAGATTATTGCTATTATACATTTGTCTTCTTATATTTACATATTAGACAATTACAGGGggacattataaaataaaaaaaaaagtgttaaggTGCCTTTAACAACAAATAACAGAATTATAGTCTGTCGACAATAGGTTTTCAGTCTGGAGCAGGCCCGTAGAGAAAGGCTCCTCGTCTGACAAACTTACATTAATACCCATTACAGAAGATAGATATTGGTCATAATAAATTCTCAGTATAATTACACCAGGTCGATCAACACAAATATTATAGATAGTAGATTATAAACCCTGCTACGGCCACTCGTACAAGGGTTCAACTTGTCACTAAGGTGCTATGGGAAATGTAGCTGTACGATAGAAGTGAACAGGAAGGATTGAACATGGAATGTTCTAAACACGATTGATTCATATTCACAGAGAACCCAAAGAGCAGTCGATAAAGAGGAAGAGGAAGGGTCCGGAGGATTGGATAACTCCCCATTCATCAAAAACAGGGCAGGTGGGTGTAACATCATCAGGGACATGGGAGAAATGCACGGGGTCAATATGACGCGTTTCGCATTGACTCGTCATCTTCAGAAGAaagatctggggggggggggggtgccttaCTCTCCCGGAAGTCTATGAGGATTCCCACGAAATTCAGGAATCTCCCAGACTTTCCTGGAGCGTAGGGTAAGTATGGGTGAGAtagggacatctggaaaaatgcgTTGTACATCAATATATCTTGCAGGAGTGCCCAGAAGGTTGAATGTTGTTAATCTGCATTGTGGGACATAGTCAGGGAATGTGTTTTTCGATATGTGATGTATTTTCTGCTTATCGATATCCAATCTGTGGCCTATGAGCCAGATGTGGACCTCCAATACTTTATTTGGCCTCTGTCTCTCCGGACGACATCCATAGACTATACGATATaacctttttttctttataatattCATCCTGCAAACACACTTATAATATACAGACACCATTGCTTTAAATGTTACCTCTCTAaatggcacctttttttttgcccAGGCTCTTGTCACGTGGCCCCAGCGGCTGGCCCCTGCCTAGGATCCAAACTCCGCTACTTCTACAATTCATCTTCCATGGCCTGTGAGACGTTCCGTTACGGCGGCTGCCTCGGAAACCACAATAACTTTGAGACGGAACGATACTGTCTTCAGACGTGCAGAACGGAGGGTGGGTATATGTAAGAGGCTTTGCTACACCCCACGATCACACTATATGGCTCATACTCAGGCTTCATTCATTCAAGCAACATGTCCTCTCTCACCAAAAATATCCATGGCCCATAGGCTAAATGAGTGACTGTATAGAATTAGAAACCAAGTGGCCATAATATAGGACAGAAAGTACAGGAAAGACAGACAGGGATTAAAGCAGAAATCCTACATCCGATAGCTCtttttcttagctattctccaaCAAATCAATATCTCCTTtttaaaagctctctggttggcaaacaaaaatggctgttagacacagtcagtctgctacacagacacaggctcaaaCCACCCagcgtgtcatgtgatggcagaggggggagaaggaggatgtcacagtgcagacagagttcagaggggtgttccaaagcctctctgctcactacatcatgtgccatgtgactgtggttgccatggtagtccagaactATAAACCATTAAtaacagcctgaagaaaaaaCAAGGGAAAATTGTAGATACCAACATTTCTCTTATACCCTGCCTCAACTGGTGCCAGGCGACAAGGGTGCCTTAACGGGTGGTACTCCCACCAGCGTCACTGCCTGCCGCTGTTACCATCTGTCCCAGGCTGACCTCCTGCTCTCTCTTCCAGCCGCCTGTCGCTTGCCCATGGTCGCAGGCCCATGCAAATTATCCCAGACCCGCTGGGCATTTGACTCTACCCAAGGGAAGTGCGTCACCTTCAAATACAGCGGCTGCAGAGGGAACGGCAATCACTTCTACACGGAGAAGGAGTGCAAGGAGTACTGTGGTATACCATCAATTGGTAGGTACTGGGCGGAGAGAATACCAGCAGCTGCGtattctgtgggtttagttaattTGTTTCTACTCTATCGTTTACTATAACCTCTCTTCTGTATGTTCTCTATTTTAGACAATGAAGAATTTATTTAATGTAGAATCGGCGGCTGGAGGATTATCTGCGCTGTTCAGTCTTCCCCCTTAAACTCTTCTGATGTAAGCGGGTCAAAGCCATAAAGACATAGGAGTAAAATGTTAGCATGTGAACGGTTTACTATTTTATCTATTAATTGTATTAGCTGTGCAGTAGGTGGCGGGGGCTTTATATCTGGTGGGGAACCCAGACACACAGAGCGCCCCCTCCGTCACGCAGAGTCCTATAGGCTACTGTGATTTCACAAACCGAATGTGGAGCCAGGGTTGTGGAAACCTGGCTCTGGTACAAActgattaaaaaataaactgcTATTGTGTCAAGTGTTTGTGTCTGCTAATAAACTTCTgtgttataatatataatgttcTCTCCTACTGGCATCTCTGTCTACGAGCTGTGATACCTTATACTGCAGAGAGAGTTTGGCGTTATGTCACTAACCTACCCAGGGaactaaccatcatcatcatcatttatttatatagtgccactaattccgcagcgctgtacagagaactcactcacatcagtccctgccccattggagcttacagtctaacttacacacacacacacacacacacacacacacacacagacacacagactaggatcaatttgttagcagccaattaacctactagtatgtttttggagtgtaggaggaaaccggagcacccggaggaaacccacgcaaacacgggga harbors:
- the AMBP gene encoding protein AMBP; the encoded protein is MTMKIYCFLLAAFLATVTGNPAQTEDSIPTQENFDLTRIFGKWYDVAIGSTCRYVKLYKGKFDVGTLELSESQKENEIQIVSTRMRRGKCSQVNGVLEKTEVPGKFNYFKEKYGMTINNYVVFTNYNEYATVLMRKTAKGETTTTVKLYGRTPELRQSLIEDFKQFALEQGIAEDSIFTLSNKGECTPGDIEVTHRRTQRAVDKEEEEGSGGLDNSPFIKNRAGSCHVAPAAGPCLGSKLRYFYNSSSMACETFRYGGCLGNHNNFETERYCLQTCRTEAACRLPMVAGPCKLSQTRWAFDSTQGKCVTFKYSGCRGNGNHFYTEKECKEYCGIPSIDNEEFI